The Punica granatum isolate Tunisia-2019 chromosome 4, ASM765513v2, whole genome shotgun sequence sequence TATTCATCTTTTTGACCTAAACTGTGCATGAGCTCGTACGGCATTCCCATAAGAGTTCTGGTTTTGTATCTATGAGCAGAGCGCTTCTTTGTCCATaactatatattttgaataataTAACTTCAAGCCAGGGAGCAATCCCAACTTACTGGGGGAAGCACCCGAAAGTTCAGGGACCGAAAGTTAAGAATATGTAAAGTTAGGGGTGTAAAAACTTTTCCCGCGGGTAAACTGCTGCAACCAATAAAAACTCGAAGATACGGCCCcgagcagagagagagagagaatgggaTTGAACGTGGGAGGTCTCTCTGTGGGTCTGGGCTCTTGCCTCCCTTCTCATCCTCGTCTTCCACGATTCTCCTTCACGAAGCCCAGGCAAGTTGCAGGTGAAGTTCTCGGAGGGTTtgattttcaagaaaattacACATGTCGACCACCCTTTTCGCTTTACTTCCTTCTGCACCGTGTTGCTTGTCGCCGCAATTTCTTTACTTTTAGATTGTCAATGGAAGTTTGTGGATTTTCGGACTGTAGAACTAGCAATGACTGTTCTTATCTCAGTACGAAATGTGAAGCTGCTCTGCGGTTAATGCTGTTTCAGTATTCGGGCATTTATCGAATTTGTTTGTTGATACTAAGCTGCCAGTAGTGCTTTTGTGATTCTTGggcatatttttcttttgacatCTATATGTTCTTAACCAATTTCCCCTGAAGATGGTTATTCTTGGTTTTTGCTCATCAGCTTAGCTTTTACTGGACCAACTCGGTGCCTTTTTGTATAAATAGAAGCGACTATTGCCCGGTCAAATTATGGTCACCACTTTGATATTAGTCCTCTATAGTCTCTTGTCTTGTTTACAGCTGTTTGTGATTTTTCCCAGTGGGATTGCATGGTGTCTGTCGAATTTATGAGTTTTATGTATAAGCAGTGGCAGCAATGAGTGATGATCCAATCAGCGAATGGATTCTCTCAGAGGGAAATGCAACGAAAATCACAAGGATTAGTCCTGTTGGTGGGGGTTGCATCAATGTTGCGAGACGCTACGATACTGATGCAGGCTCCCTCTTTGTCAAGACAAACCGGTATATTcccccttttccttttatccGTTTCTGTTTTGGGACACCAGATCATCTGAAAGCTTTAAATGGTGACAAGAAAAATACTATTTTACCGGTTGGAAGTCACATGTACCATGTAACATATTTGTGTTACTTAAATCTACCACGTGAATGATTTCTCTTGGTCAATTGTCCTATACTCCTGTCAGGAGTATAGGACAATTGATGTTTGAGGCAGAAGCTCTTGGCTTAGGTGCCATGTACGAGACCAGAACCATCCGTGTGCCTAAGCCGTTCAAGGTGCATTACTTCTTGGTTGATTCATCAGCATATTTGGAGCTTAATAGTGAGATATTGTACTTGGGTATTATTGCTGAATGATTCTCGGAAGTTCCACTGATGATGTGTTGTGGCATTTTATAGTACGGATCTCTTCCAACAGGCGGCTCATATATTATCATGGAATTCATAGAGTTTGGAGCACGAGCTGATCAGGTGAAAGAGAAATTTATTCATTTCGTCATATTGGGTATGATGGGATCATAAGTTTGAGTCAGCTCACGCATTATTTGACCTATAAAGTGTCCCCTTAGTCTGTTCTAGGGAGAAAACTCGCTGAGATGCACAAAGCTGGGAAATCCGAGAAGGGTTTTGGTTTTGATGTTGATAACACTGTTGGGAGGTAACCTGCTTTTGCTTTTCCCTTCAATGATCTTCCCTTTTCAGTGAAATTCATTTTCAACTTGAACTACAGCTTCTTTCTATACGTTGCTTCACAGTACTCCGCAGATAAACACTTGGTCATCGGACTGGGTTCAGTTTTATGGAGAGCACAGACTTGGTTACCAGTTTAAGTTAGCGTTAGACCAGTATGGAGACCGAACTATCTATGAAAGAGGTTTACCTTGCTCTTGAACATATGTTGACAGTGAATTTCCTTCGATCTGTTAGCACTAGCTTGAGTGGTAGCATTAcatcagaaaaaaaattcttgatgGAGTTATCACATTCGTATTATTATGTTCGATCTACAATTAAATCTTTACATTCACGTTACTATGTTTGGTGTCGGAGCTAAATCATACAACGTTGCTCCCtgtgttatatttctttttcatctcAACTGCTATACATAGCAGGGCAAAGACTGATAAAGAGCATGGGAGCTCTCTTTGAGAATGTGGTTATAGAGCCATGCCTGCTTCACGGAGACTTATGGAGCGGAAATATATTCTCTGCCAAGAATGGAGAACCTGTCATACTTGATCCTGCTTGTTACTGTAAGTTTAGGATTGCCGCATGATTTGTTCTCCAGAGCTTGGTAATTGATATGTTTTTCTGAACTATTTCCTTGTTGGAGCCTAAGAGGAggaaaaattcaattatacATTGGGGTTAGAGATGTGAATAAAATTGCGACGTGGACTCGAACAGCTGTTTCATTTTATCTCAATTGTTGCaatcttattaaatattatatgtattgAATGGCTGAATAAGCTTTACTGATTTCTTCTGTAACTTGAATATTTCTGTAGATGGCCACAGTGAGGCAGAGTTTGGAATGTCCTGGTGTGCTGGTTTCGGAGGATCGTTCTATAACGCCTATTTTCAGGTAAAGTCAGTCCTCTCTGATCATTGCATCGCGAGCTGGGATATGGCGTATTCATCTTTATATCTCTCATCAACAAACTTTCTTTTAAATAGGTGATGCCGAAACAACCGGGTTTCGAGAAGAGGAGAGATTTGTACTTGCTGTATCATTATCTGAATCACTACAACCTCTTCGGTTCGGGTTACCGTCCATCTGCCATGTCCATAATAGATGATTACTTACGGACATTAAATGCATGAAAGCATCGAGACTTAAAATGCTACTAATCGAATCAGATGATGCGCAGCACAGCCTGTATATTCCGGCTGTTTTCATCatactatatatatcatcTTTTGATTATGCGCAGGGTCTCACGTCAGGTCCTGCTTAACTTATTCTTCATTAAGAAGAAAAGACAGTAATGAAACCCCAAACCGAGAAAGGAAGTGTACCACAGCGACATATTTCCACGGATTAGAGTATTTCAAATTCGATTTTTATCACTGAAAATTTTTTGTGCTGctttattttcatttcctttacTTACTCGGCACATAGGCGCGTCGGCAATGTACACGATTAGCAGCGGGAGTCAAATCAGTCTCAGGGCTTCTTCGCTTCAAGGCCTGCTTTTCTCAGCACTTTGTTGCTGTCCCGAGCCCAATAAATTTAAAGCATAATTTCCGTGTCTaacttattttaattatatgtattttaGGGGCTTTGCTAGATTTGGTAAATTCGGTCGAGCCCATTAACCAGAATTTGCTTTGGGGGGGAAGAGTGTTGCCGCCATTAGCAGATATGGGTGAACAAATGGGCAAAACTATCGAAGTCAATCAGCCCATCTCCTTATTCatcacaaaaaataaaaaataaataaaaatcagtCCATCCCCTTGGTTCATGACCTTTCCCATTGTACCCTAGCTTCTAGAAGTTTAACTGATCTTGACCAATCCAATTTAAACTAGGTTGAATTTTGACTAATTCACTTAAACTGTTAAACTaatctttatttattaaattttcatttgattcATATGAATTCGgacccatatccacttaaaaactcaagctgataagtggtgatatccaaatctcatataaatcaaTGGATTTTGATTCAACTTTTTTATGTGGGAATAATATCCTCAACACCCaccctcacgtgcaacgtgtggtctatttctgcatACACGTTGTCATGTGCCCTTAAATAttcgccctcaacaattgacctcgagtcGGGCTCTTCTTCCGTGCTTGGGCCAGGGAGACTAACATAAGGTGCACTTTGGCTGCACTCGACATACAGGGCATGGCGTGATGTGAGCTCACGTGGACATGCAGAAGCGTAACCTGTtgtgataccatgtaaaatattcATTGGACCTATACAGATTTCAGCTCATCTGGGCTCAAATCTGTATAAGCGCAAGTGagaattttacattattttttcccctttaatTGTAAGTTTGCCTTACAACATTTTTGCGTTAAGGGTGAACTCATAGAAACCTTCTCGGATTATTTCATTCAGGACAGGCGGGAAACATAAGAAGCAAAAAATGGAATGAAATGGCTATACACTACATTTGCCGTCTGCAATTTTTCCTAGATAACCTCATGCTTTTGCTCATCCATTCGTGGCGTAATTCTCGACAATTAAACTGGTTTACTGGTCAAACTCTCGATGAATTGATACCGTTCTGCCAGATTTTTATCTGACCTTTTCTTCTGGTGGTCCTCTGGTTCCTAACTCTTTGATATCAGCACTCAACAATTAATCTTTTGATGACTTTTCTGGtcaaaagtcaaataaatAGGATTGCGAATATTTggcacaaaataaaaaatcatcagaaaaaaaattaaattaaattaaattaaaagatccggagaatttttatatatctctcaattaatttttacagctgtggccaaaaaaagaaaattaattttacagCTACCGCCAGGACTCGTCCCCCGCCCCACGAACCGCCCTTCCATTCCATCCCagtctcttcttcttcttcttcttcttcttcttcaaagaAGACTTCActgggggggaaaaaaagggtggttctctttctctctctctctctctctcccctccctgtctgtctgtctctctTTAGGATTACGGTGAAGGAGCTCTAAAATTCAATGCATCAATGTGACGTTACTTTGTACTAATTTCTGCATATTTCCACCGTTTCCCATCCCACTCTGTTCTTTCACAGAGCCAACCCAACATTGGATTATTTATGCCCACAGCAACAAAGACTTCCAGAGCTAAGGCCATATCGTTTTTGCACTACtgtcttccttttgatgtTCTGATCATCTCATAACATCATACAACAAAAAGTAAGGCATGAAGAAGGAAGAGCAGTCGCTGTCACTTTTTGGGATTAATCTGTCAGAGAGACCAAGGTGGCAACAGTTCTTCATCTGCTCTTCTGGGTTTTTCTTTGGTTACCTTGTCAATGGCGTTTGTGAGGTATTCTTTT is a genomic window containing:
- the LOC116206192 gene encoding protein-ribulosamine 3-kinase, chloroplastic, translated to MGLNVGGLSVGLGSCLPSHPRLPRFSFTKPRQVAVAAMSDDPISEWILSEGNATKITRISPVGGGCINVARRYDTDAGSLFVKTNRSIGQLMFEAEALGLGAMYETRTIRVPKPFKYGSLPTGGSYIIMEFIEFGARADQSVLGRKLAEMHKAGKSEKGFGFDVDNTVGSTPQINTWSSDWVQFYGEHRLGYQFKLALDQYGDRTIYERGQRLIKSMGALFENVVIEPCLLHGDLWSGNIFSAKNGEPVILDPACYYGHSEAEFGMSWCAGFGGSFYNAYFQVMPKQPGFEKRRDLYLLYHYLNHYNLFGSGYRPSAMSIIDDYLRTLNA